A DNA window from Cydia pomonella isolate Wapato2018A chromosome 18, ilCydPomo1, whole genome shotgun sequence contains the following coding sequences:
- the LOC133527663 gene encoding methyltransferase N6AMT1-like yields the protein METPYQNHIDKAEFEDVYEPAEDSFLLIDALEQDLDYLKAKKPTLCLEVGSGSGVVITALGMAIPDTVCMCTDVNLKACSISKITADHNKVALDAVNMDLCSAFLDEKFDVIIFNPPYVVTEPEECGGTDITASWAGGFKGREVTDRLLDLIPKKLAPNGTFYLLLIEENIPQEVITIMSKHGFNSKSVIKRRNRNEQQLVLKFYK from the coding sequence ATGGAGACTCCTTACCAGAACCACATTGACAAGGCTGAATTTGAGGATGTGTATGAGCCAGCTGAAGACAGTTTTCTACTCATAGATGCCTTAGAGCAAGACCTAGATTATTTAAAAGCAAAGAAGCCAACTCTTTGCTTAGAAGTTGGATCTGGAAGTGGGGTAGTCATCACTGCTCTTGGTATGGCCATTCCAGACACAGTCTGTATGTGTACTGATGTGAATTTGAAGGCATGTAGTATTTCCAAGATCACAGCTGACCATAATAAGGTGGCCTTGGATGCAGTAAATATGGATTTATGCAGTGCATTCTTGGATGAGAAGTTTGATGTAATTATTTTCAATCCACCTTATGTGGTGACTGAACCTGAAGAGTGTGGAGGCACTGATATCACTGCTAGCTGGGCAGGCGGATTCAAGGGAAGAGAAGTGACTGACAGGCTTTTGGACTTGATACCAAAGAAATTGGCTCCAAATGGCACATTCTACTTATTGCTAATAGAAGAAAACATTCCACAAGAAGTGATCACTATTATGTCCAAGCATGGGTTTAATTCTAAATCTGTCATAAAAAGGAGAAATAGAAATGAGCAGCAGCTGGTATTAAAGTTTTACAAATAA
- the LOC133527429 gene encoding STAGA complex 65 subunit gamma-like, with the protein MSSRKHWGEFEDEERDESILQTVNFNPIIELGMQNIPEIPISVKSSPIELPKPNLITHTILLHSYSRQLSAILEQTENAVFEGARLDPMSLPTMPPEPPLQIEHAAAPPINFLEKEYCDFSLGKGPVILPFTPESHQRALRQCAAIALGHIGVSTCTNTAVYALADALDFYMTNMCKLMRTIVDREASGLKSGFPDVIQKVFADLNVGHLGEFYENRVVKYHEKIKNRCIKLRSQCEALAVGDIAPQLKLEEVPELHFPAALDGTFTPSLEPGFQMLHSLEQEQLQGLDLLDTVSTDDIKVETMEFSQPDAVKLLALSPSAKKKRK; encoded by the coding sequence ATGTCGTCACGAAAACATTGGGGTGAATTCGAAGACGAGGAACGCGATGAATCTATACTACAAACCGTAAACTTCAACCCGATCATAGAGCTTGGCATGCAGAACATTCCAGAGATACCCATCTCCGTGAAATCGTCACCAATCGAGCTGCCGAAACCGAACCTTATCACCCACACAATACTGCTGCACTCGTACTCCAGGCAGCTTTCTGCAATattagagcaaacggaaaatgCTGTCTTTGAAGGTGCACGACTTGATCCTATGAGTCTGCCTACAATGCCACCAGAACCACCTCTACAAATAGAACATGCTGCTGCACCACCTATTAATTTTCTCGAAAAAGAATACTGTGACTTCTCACTTGGCAAAGGCCCTGTTATTCTTCCTTTTACTCCAGAAAGCCACCAGAGAGCATTACGGCAATGTGCAGCCATCGCCTTAGGACACATTGGTGTATCAACTTGTACTAACACAGCAGTCTACGCTTTAGCAGATGCATTGGACTTCTACATGACAAATATGTGCAAGCTGATGAGAACCATTGTGGACAGAGAGGCCAGTGGTTTGAAATCTGGCTTTCCTGATGTTATTCAAAAGGTGTTTGCTGATCTAAATGTTGGGCATCTTGgtgaattttatgaaaatagaGTTGTAAAATACCATGAAAAGATTAAAAACCGTTGTATAAAACTAAGATCTCAATGTGAAGCTTTAGCAGTTGGTGACATTGCCCCACAGTTAAAGTTAGAAGAGGTTCCCGAACTACATTTTCCTGCAGCTCTAGATGGAACATTCACTCCATCATTGGAGCCAGGGTTCCAAATGCTGCACAGTTTAGAGCAAGAGCAGCTGCAAGGGTTAGACCTTCTAGACACAGTGTCCACCGATGACATAAAAGTGGAAACCATGGAATTCTCACAGCCTGATGCAGTCAAATTGTTAGCATTGTCTCCTAGTGCTAAAAAGAagagaaaataa
- the LOC133527660 gene encoding gastrula zinc finger protein XlCGF8.2DB-like yields MPLNQCRLCLDTGAVTNVFEKQGEVMISTKIMSLAKVKIYPDDGFPDKVCFKCLLQLHSCVLFIQQCEKVDFKLREVKKENICFGFNEDYIITDNKNNNLQVEDKEKLEEAISQKVLEEDVCIENSTMCESVENLQTKDELMHLDIKDEKTKRKVQKEQCFTCGKVLSSKYRLKMHIRIHTGEKPYSCPDCGKSFSQPENLKVHLRVHTGEKPLECTICGVQFAHSSGLLAHKRKHTGQLPYVCSLCPRSFRTLGHLQYHIRRHTGETSHECDVCTRAFITRNELKQHILSHTKEKPHVCSICGACFGRAANLRRHVKHQHKGDKPYTCNKCMHKFAQKSDFERHRKTHEKQKTCLMNF; encoded by the exons ATGCCTTTAAATCAATGTAGGCTGTGTTTAGATACTGGAGCGGTTACTAATGTATTCGAAAAACAAGGTGAAGTTATGATATCAACCAAAATAATGTCTTTAGCGAAAGTAAAG aTATATCCAGATGACGGTTTTCCAGACAAAGTTTGctttaaatgtttattacaaCTGCATAGTTGTGTACTTTTTATACAACAGTGCGAAAAAGTTGATTTTAAACTCAGAGaagtaaaaaaggaaaatatctgTTTTGGTTTCAATGAAGACTACATAATAacagataataaaaataataatttacaagtAGAAGATAAAGAAAAGTTAGAAGAAGCCATAAGTCAAAAAGTTTTGGAAGAAGATGTATGCATTGAGAATTCTACAATGTGTGAAAGTGTAGAAAACTTACAAACAAAAGATGAATTAATGCATTTGGACATTAAAGAtgaaaaaacaaaaaggaaagttcaAAAAGAGCAATGTTTTACTTGTGGAAAAGTTTTGTCCTCAAA ATATAGATTAAAAATGCATATCCGTATACATACAGGTGAAAAGCCATATTCATGCCCTGACTGCGGTAAGAGCTTTTCGCAGCCGGAAAACTTGAAGGTTCATTTGCGCGTTCACACA GGAGAGAAACCTTTAGAGTGCACCATATGTGGAGTTCAGTTTGCTCATTCCTCGGGCCTGCTGGCCCACAAACGGAAACACACAGGCCAACTGCCATATGTATGCTCGCTTTGCCCCCGCAGTTTTCGGACGTTAGGGCATCTGCAGTACCATATACG tCGTCACACTGGTGAGACAAGCCACGAGTGTGACGTGTGTACCCGCGCCTTCATTACTCGCAACGAGCTCAAACAGCACATCCTCTCCCACACTAAGGAGAAGCCCCACGTATGCTCCATTTGTGGCGCCTGTTTTGGACGTGCGGCCAACCTCAGGAGGCACGTGAAGCACCAGCATAAAGGTGATAAACCATATACGTGCAATAAATGTATGCACAAGTTTGCCCAAAAGTCAGATTTCGAACGCCATAGGAAGACACATGAGAAGCAAAAGACCTGTTTAATGAATTTCTAA
- the LOC133527662 gene encoding glutathione S-transferase 1-like, protein MSSESAVKLYHFPVSGPSRGALLAARTIGVPVQIQIINLFQKEQLNQDFLKINPQHCVPTLEDDGFVLWESRAIACYLADKYGKDEDDTLYPKDLKQRAVVNQRLYFDASSLYVKIRAICFPILFLGETEIKEPLKKDLNSALEFLNGFLENSKWVAGHQLTIADTSIYASLSSILAVGWDISSFPNIQRWIKDCATIPGYAENEEGAKKFGEAVKKNLKK, encoded by the exons ATGTCTTCGGAATCTGCTGTGAAACTTTATCATTTTCCAGTAAGCGGCCCATCCCGCGGAGCCCTTTTAGCAGCTAGAACGATAGGTGTTCCAGTACAAATCCAGATTATAAACTTATTTCAAAAAGAGCAGCTAAATCAGGACTTTTTGAAGATAAACCCTCAACATTGTGTTCCAACTCTAGAAGACGATGGCTTCGTATTATGGGAGAGCCGGGCCATCGCTTGTTATCTCGCAGACAAATATGGAAAGGATGAAGATGACACACTTTATCCAAAGGACTTAAAGCAACGTGCTGTTGTAAATCAGAGACTGTACTTTGATGCCTCATCTTTGTACGTGAAAATTCGTGCAATTTGC tttcccATCCTTTTCTTGGGCGAAACAGAAATCAAGGAGCCACTTAAGAAGGACCTTAATTCAGCCCTTGAGTTTCTAAATGGATTCCTAGAAAACAGCAAGTGGGTTGCAGGACACCAACTGACTATAGCAGACACATCCATTTATGCTTCACTGTCTAGTATACTG gctGTAGGGTGGGACATCTCATCTTTCCCAAATATTCAACGCTGGATAAAGGACTGCGCTACTATACCTGGTTATGCTGAAAATGAGGAAGGTGCTAAGAAATTTGGTGAAGCTGTTAAGAAAAAcctgaaaaaataa
- the LOC133527664 gene encoding SNAPIN protein homolog — MDDTESTTTSADENTGNLCDNPTRDTLAEGLLGLLKPTVDQLDDRVRATRISQLELKQQIDSLNEELQKVREALNNHPDLDPYVKKLIACKHKVTVVLNVLQASQDRLNDIRRMVSKEKGVRTITESQSLDPLEGPSGSSVVSEKGSIN; from the exons ATGGACGACACGGAAAGCACGACTACATCAGCTGACGAGAACACTGGCAATTTGTGCGATAATCCGACAAGAGACACGTTAGCTGAGGGGCTTCTAGGTCTCCTGAAGCCAACAGTAGATCAATTAGACGATAGAGTTAGAGCTACTAG GATATCACAATTAGAACTAAAGCAGCAAATAGACTCATTGAATGAGGAGCTTCAAAAAGTCAGAGAAGCTTTGAACAACCACCCAGACTTGGACCCCTATGTCAAGAAATTAATTGCCTGTAAACACAAAGTCACTGTTGTGCTTAATGTTCTGCAAGCTTCACAG GACAGACTTAATGACATAAGACGCATGGTCAGCAAAGAGAAAGGTGTCAGGACCATAACAGAGTCTCAATCTCTGGACCCATTGGAAGGACCTAGTGGCAGCAGTGTGGTATCTGAGAAGGGAAGCATCAACTAA
- the LOC133527430 gene encoding cyclin-dependent kinases regulatory subunit — protein MSRDIYYSDKYYDEEHEYRHVVLPKEMVKLVPKNHLMSEQEWRSIGVQQSQGWVHYMTHQPEPHILLFRRKKTTPPEKK, from the exons ATGTCAAGAGATATTTACTATTCGGACAAATATTACGACGAGGAACATGAGTAcag GCATGTGGTATTACCAAAGGAAATGGTGAAACTAGTTCCCAAAAATCATTTAATGTCAGAACAAGAATGGCGCAGCATTGGAGTGCAGCAAAGTCAAGGATGGGTTCACTATATGACACACCAACCCG AGCCTCATATTTTGCTGTTTCGCCGAAAAAAGACCACCCCTCCAGAGAAGAAGTGA